A window of the Echeneis naucrates chromosome 3, fEcheNa1.1, whole genome shotgun sequence genome harbors these coding sequences:
- the hdgfl3 gene encoding hepatoma-derived growth factor-related protein 3 isoform X1 produces MARPRPREYKAGDLVFAKMKGYPHWPARIDELPEGAVKPPANKYPIFFFGTHETAFLGPKDLLPYKEYKDKFGKSNKRKGFNEGLWEIENNPRVKFTGYQAFQQQCSSETEEGRNTADGSSEGDEGDSVEEEDEKEKLKEDKTGSKRKKTTTSKKSSKLLRISSGEDDFEKDGKVDGQNSGSEGGDPDSDIIQDTTDKPAAHRGTLGEGNMKRKSFFVAVMLEK; encoded by the exons ATGGCTCGACCACGGCCGCGGGAATACAAGGCAGGAGATTTGGTTTTCGCGAAGATGAAGGGATACCCGCACTGGCCGGCGAGG ATTGACGAGCTTCCTGAAGGGGCTGTCAAACCACCTGCTAATAAATATCCCATATTCTTCTTTGGGACCCATGAAAC TGCATTCTTGGGTCCAAAGGATCTTCTGCCCTACAAGGAATATAAGGACAAATTTGGGAAGTCCAATAAGAGGAAAGGTTTTAATGAGGGCCTGTGGGAGATCGAGAACAACCCCAGAGTCAAGTTCACAGGCTATCAG GCCTTTCAGCAACAGTGTTCATCAGAAACAGAAGAGggcagaaacacagctgacgGAAGCAGTGAGGGTGATGAGGGTGACTCtgttgaagaagaagatgagaagGAAAAGCTGAAGGAAGACAAAACTGGATCCAAACGGAAAAAGACGACCACCTCCAAG aaATCCTCTAAGCTGTTGAGGATTTCATCTGGAGAGGACGATTTTGAGAAGGATGGAAAAGTTGATGGCCAGAATAGTGGCTCAGAAGGAGGAGACCCTGACAGTGACATTATCCAAGATACCACCGACA AACCAGCTGCTCATAGAGGAACATTAGGTGAGGGAAACATGAAAAGGAAATCTTTCTTTGTAGCTGTGATGCTGGAAAAGTGA
- the LOC115040671 gene encoding histone-binding protein RBBP7 isoform X1, which yields MADKEVYDDAVEERVINEEYKIWKKNTPFLYDLVMTHALEWPSLTVQWLPDVHRPEGKDYTIHRLVLGTHTSDEQNHLVIASVQVPNDDAQFDAAHYDSEKGAEFGGFGSVSGKIEIEIKINHEGEVNRARYMPQNPFIIATKTPTSDVLVFDYTKHPAKPDPTGECSPDLRLKGHQKEGYGLSWNPNLSGNLLSASDDHTICLWDIGTGPKEGKIVDAKTIFTGHTAVVEDVSWHLLHESLFGSVADDQKLMIWDTRSNITSKASHSVDAHTAEVNCLSFNPYSEFILATGSADKTVALWDLRNLKLKLHSFESHKDEIFQVQWSPHNETILASSGTDRRLNVWDLSKIGEEQSAEDAEDGPPELLFIHGGHTAKISDFSWNPNEPWVICSVSEDNIMQVWQMAENIYNDEEPENTPASELEAQGS from the exons ATGGCGGATAAGGAGG TGTATGATGATGCAGTGGAAGAGCGGGTTATCAATGAAGAATATAAGatctggaagaaaaacacacctttCCTCTACGACCTGGTGATGACCCACGCACTAGAGTGGCCCAGCCTCACCGTCCAATGGCTCCCAGATGTCCACAG GCCAGAGGGCAAGGACTACACCATCCACAGGCTGGTTTTAGGGACCCATACATCAGATGAACAGAACCACCTTGTGATTGCTAGCGTCCAGGTACCAAATGATGATGCCCAGTTTGATGCCGCGCACTATGACAGCGAGAAAGGAG CAGAGTTTGGTGGATTTGGGTCTGTAAGTGGGAAAATCGAGATTGAGATCAAGATCAACCATGAAGGGGAGGTGAACCGAGCTCGCTACATGCCCCAGAATCCCTTCATCATTGCCACCAAGACTCCTACATCTGATGTGCTAGTCTTTGACTACACTAAGCACCCGGCTAAGCCAG ATCCTACTGGGGAGTGTAGTCCTGACTTGCGGCTGAAAGGTCACCAGAAAGAAGGTTATGGTCTTTCCTGGAATCCCAACCTCAGTGGAAACCTCCTTAGTGCCTCTGATGACCAC ACCATCTGTCTATGGGACATTGGGACTGGGCCAAAGGAGGGGAAGATCGTTGATGCCAAGACCATCTTCACTGGCCACACAGCAGTGGTGGAAGATGTTTCCTGGCATTTGCTCCATGAGTCCCTGTTTGGCTCAGTGGCTGACGACCAGAAACTGATGAT ATGGGACACTCGATCCAACATCACATCTAAAGCCAGCCACTCGGTGGATGCTCACACTGCTGAGGTCAACTGTCTGAGCTTCAACCCATACAGCGAGTTCATTCTTGCAACTGGTTCTGCTGACAAG acTGTCGCATTGTGGGATCTCAGAAATCTCAAACTGAAGCTCCACTCCTTTGAGTCCCACAAAGATGAAATATTCCAG GTACAATGGTCTCCTCACAATGAAACCATCCTAGCGTCCAGTGGCACCGACAGACGCCTCAACGTCTGGGATCTCAG TAAAATTGGGGAGGAGCAGTCGGCAGAAGATGCTGAGGATGGTCCTCCTGAACTgctg TTCATCCATGGAGGCCACACAGCCAAAATCTCTGACTTTTCCTGGAACCCCAATGAACCCTGGGTCATTTGCTCTGTGtctgaagacaacatcatgCAAGTGTGGCAGATG GCGGAGAACATCTACAACGATGAGGAGCCAGAAAACACCCCTGCATCAGAGCTTGAGGCTCAGGGATCTTAA
- the hdgfl3 gene encoding hepatoma-derived growth factor-related protein 3 isoform X2, translating into MARPRPREYKAGDLVFAKMKGYPHWPARIDELPEGAVKPPANKYPIFFFGTHETAFLGPKDLLPYKEYKDKFGKSNKRKGFNEGLWEIENNPRVKFTGYQAFQQQCSSETEEGRNTADGSSEGDEGDSVEEEDEKEKLKEDKTGSKRKKTTTSKKSSKLLRISSGEDDFEKDGKVDGQNSGSEGGDPDSDIIQDTTDSKNQLLIEEH; encoded by the exons ATGGCTCGACCACGGCCGCGGGAATACAAGGCAGGAGATTTGGTTTTCGCGAAGATGAAGGGATACCCGCACTGGCCGGCGAGG ATTGACGAGCTTCCTGAAGGGGCTGTCAAACCACCTGCTAATAAATATCCCATATTCTTCTTTGGGACCCATGAAAC TGCATTCTTGGGTCCAAAGGATCTTCTGCCCTACAAGGAATATAAGGACAAATTTGGGAAGTCCAATAAGAGGAAAGGTTTTAATGAGGGCCTGTGGGAGATCGAGAACAACCCCAGAGTCAAGTTCACAGGCTATCAG GCCTTTCAGCAACAGTGTTCATCAGAAACAGAAGAGggcagaaacacagctgacgGAAGCAGTGAGGGTGATGAGGGTGACTCtgttgaagaagaagatgagaagGAAAAGCTGAAGGAAGACAAAACTGGATCCAAACGGAAAAAGACGACCACCTCCAAG aaATCCTCTAAGCTGTTGAGGATTTCATCTGGAGAGGACGATTTTGAGAAGGATGGAAAAGTTGATGGCCAGAATAGTGGCTCAGAAGGAGGAGACCCTGACAGTGACATTATCCAAGATACCACCGACAGTAAG AACCAGCTGCTCATAGAGGAACATTAG
- the hdgfl3 gene encoding hepatoma-derived growth factor-related protein 3 isoform X3, which yields MARPRPREYKAGDLVFAKMKGYPHWPARIDELPEGAVKPPANKYPIFFFGTHETAFLGPKDLLPYKEYKDKFGKSNKRKGFNEGLWEIENNPRVKFTGYQAFQQQCSSETEEGRNTADGSSEGDEGDSVEEEDEKEKLKEDKTGSKRKKTTTSKKSSKLLRISSGEDDFEKDGKVDGQNSGSEGGDPDSDIIQDTTDSKAPRTSCS from the exons ATGGCTCGACCACGGCCGCGGGAATACAAGGCAGGAGATTTGGTTTTCGCGAAGATGAAGGGATACCCGCACTGGCCGGCGAGG ATTGACGAGCTTCCTGAAGGGGCTGTCAAACCACCTGCTAATAAATATCCCATATTCTTCTTTGGGACCCATGAAAC TGCATTCTTGGGTCCAAAGGATCTTCTGCCCTACAAGGAATATAAGGACAAATTTGGGAAGTCCAATAAGAGGAAAGGTTTTAATGAGGGCCTGTGGGAGATCGAGAACAACCCCAGAGTCAAGTTCACAGGCTATCAG GCCTTTCAGCAACAGTGTTCATCAGAAACAGAAGAGggcagaaacacagctgacgGAAGCAGTGAGGGTGATGAGGGTGACTCtgttgaagaagaagatgagaagGAAAAGCTGAAGGAAGACAAAACTGGATCCAAACGGAAAAAGACGACCACCTCCAAG aaATCCTCTAAGCTGTTGAGGATTTCATCTGGAGAGGACGATTTTGAGAAGGATGGAAAAGTTGATGGCCAGAATAGTGGCTCAGAAGGAGGAGACCCTGACAGTGACATTATCCAAGATACCACCGACAGTAAG GCCCCCAGAACCAGCTGCTCATAG
- the LOC115040671 gene encoding histone-binding protein RBBP7 isoform X2 → MADKEVYDDAVEERVINEEYKIWKKNTPFLYDLVMTHALEWPSLTVQWLPDVHRPEGKDYTIHRLVLGTHTSDEQNHLVIASVQVPNDDAQFDAAHYDSEKGEFGGFGSVSGKIEIEIKINHEGEVNRARYMPQNPFIIATKTPTSDVLVFDYTKHPAKPDPTGECSPDLRLKGHQKEGYGLSWNPNLSGNLLSASDDHTICLWDIGTGPKEGKIVDAKTIFTGHTAVVEDVSWHLLHESLFGSVADDQKLMIWDTRSNITSKASHSVDAHTAEVNCLSFNPYSEFILATGSADKTVALWDLRNLKLKLHSFESHKDEIFQVQWSPHNETILASSGTDRRLNVWDLSKIGEEQSAEDAEDGPPELLFIHGGHTAKISDFSWNPNEPWVICSVSEDNIMQVWQMAENIYNDEEPENTPASELEAQGS, encoded by the exons ATGGCGGATAAGGAGG TGTATGATGATGCAGTGGAAGAGCGGGTTATCAATGAAGAATATAAGatctggaagaaaaacacacctttCCTCTACGACCTGGTGATGACCCACGCACTAGAGTGGCCCAGCCTCACCGTCCAATGGCTCCCAGATGTCCACAG GCCAGAGGGCAAGGACTACACCATCCACAGGCTGGTTTTAGGGACCCATACATCAGATGAACAGAACCACCTTGTGATTGCTAGCGTCCAGGTACCAAATGATGATGCCCAGTTTGATGCCGCGCACTATGACAGCGAGAAAGGAG AGTTTGGTGGATTTGGGTCTGTAAGTGGGAAAATCGAGATTGAGATCAAGATCAACCATGAAGGGGAGGTGAACCGAGCTCGCTACATGCCCCAGAATCCCTTCATCATTGCCACCAAGACTCCTACATCTGATGTGCTAGTCTTTGACTACACTAAGCACCCGGCTAAGCCAG ATCCTACTGGGGAGTGTAGTCCTGACTTGCGGCTGAAAGGTCACCAGAAAGAAGGTTATGGTCTTTCCTGGAATCCCAACCTCAGTGGAAACCTCCTTAGTGCCTCTGATGACCAC ACCATCTGTCTATGGGACATTGGGACTGGGCCAAAGGAGGGGAAGATCGTTGATGCCAAGACCATCTTCACTGGCCACACAGCAGTGGTGGAAGATGTTTCCTGGCATTTGCTCCATGAGTCCCTGTTTGGCTCAGTGGCTGACGACCAGAAACTGATGAT ATGGGACACTCGATCCAACATCACATCTAAAGCCAGCCACTCGGTGGATGCTCACACTGCTGAGGTCAACTGTCTGAGCTTCAACCCATACAGCGAGTTCATTCTTGCAACTGGTTCTGCTGACAAG acTGTCGCATTGTGGGATCTCAGAAATCTCAAACTGAAGCTCCACTCCTTTGAGTCCCACAAAGATGAAATATTCCAG GTACAATGGTCTCCTCACAATGAAACCATCCTAGCGTCCAGTGGCACCGACAGACGCCTCAACGTCTGGGATCTCAG TAAAATTGGGGAGGAGCAGTCGGCAGAAGATGCTGAGGATGGTCCTCCTGAACTgctg TTCATCCATGGAGGCCACACAGCCAAAATCTCTGACTTTTCCTGGAACCCCAATGAACCCTGGGTCATTTGCTCTGTGtctgaagacaacatcatgCAAGTGTGGCAGATG GCGGAGAACATCTACAACGATGAGGAGCCAGAAAACACCCCTGCATCAGAGCTTGAGGCTCAGGGATCTTAA